In a single window of the Streptomyces cinnabarinus genome:
- the galU gene encoding UTP--glucose-1-phosphate uridylyltransferase GalU, with amino-acid sequence MTQSHPRISKAVIPAAGLGTRFLPATKATPKEMLPVVDKPAIQYVVEEAVSAGLDDVLMITGRNKRPLEDHFDRNYELESALQKKGDASRLAKVQESSDLATMHYVRQGDPKGLGHAVLCAAPHVGHEPFAVLLGDDLIDPRDPLLKRMVDVQEQHGGSVIALMEVAPEQIHLYGCAAVEPTEDGDVVKVTGMVEKPDAADAPSNYAIIGRYVLDPHIFDILRKTEPGRGGEIQLTDALQQLAADEKVGGPVHGVVFKGRRYDTGDRGDYLRAIVRLACEREDLGPDFRTWLRSYVAEEM; translated from the coding sequence ATGACTCAGTCGCACCCTCGGATCAGCAAGGCTGTCATCCCCGCAGCAGGCCTCGGCACCCGGTTCCTGCCGGCCACCAAGGCCACTCCCAAGGAGATGCTGCCGGTCGTCGACAAGCCGGCGATCCAGTATGTGGTCGAGGAGGCCGTCTCCGCGGGCCTCGACGACGTCCTCATGATCACGGGCCGGAACAAGCGTCCCCTTGAGGACCACTTCGATCGCAACTACGAACTGGAGTCTGCCCTTCAGAAGAAGGGCGACGCCAGTCGGCTCGCCAAGGTGCAGGAGTCCAGCGACCTCGCGACCATGCACTACGTCCGCCAGGGCGACCCCAAGGGCCTCGGCCACGCGGTGCTCTGCGCGGCCCCGCACGTCGGCCACGAGCCCTTCGCCGTCCTCCTCGGCGACGACCTCATCGACCCGCGCGACCCGCTGCTCAAGCGCATGGTCGACGTCCAGGAGCAGCACGGCGGCAGCGTCATCGCGCTCATGGAGGTCGCGCCCGAGCAGATCCATCTCTACGGCTGCGCCGCGGTCGAGCCCACCGAGGACGGCGACGTCGTCAAGGTGACCGGCATGGTGGAGAAGCCCGACGCCGCGGACGCCCCGTCCAACTACGCGATCATCGGCCGCTACGTCCTCGACCCACACATCTTCGACATACTGCGCAAGACCGAGCCCGGCCGCGGCGGCGAGATCCAGCTCACCGACGCCCTCCAGCAGCTCGCGGCGGACGAGAAGGTCGGCGGCCCGGTGCACGGCGTCGTCTTCAAGGGCCGCCGCTATGACACCGGGGACCGTGGCGACTACCTGCGTGCCATTGTCAGACTCGCATGCGAACGTGAAGACCTGGGCCCGGACTTCCGGACCTGGCTTCGCAGTTACGTAGCCGAGGAGATGTAG
- the glpR gene encoding gephyrin-like molybdotransferase receptor GlpR, translating into MSSSGLIYAVIVGAWAAYLVPMWLRRQDELNEARPTERFSTAIRLLSGRAGMERRYAKDLRARSADEGEPSANDPDGVTASVDVRAFAVPPTRPQTVSARAEEQERSEPARAPAAAPAPEPGPVPAQKSQKAQAAQKPAPAARRTPPSPAAEAAAARARRMKVLARRRRTTVMLFLAFTLGAIVAAVGGLGFLWAPGVPAVLLSAYIAYLRSQERRRFAYHMDRRRAEVAAQQLKERARQPRRRVAADAGADAEEPDEGPGPQSDPGLSTLAADRRALVEQTDHAEWVDQQRERQRRPGQGDSWDPVPVPLPTYVTAPVAPRATADVDLGAPDAWSSARSSAVAPEQEAAEDRAADAGQTEAADGEEKADGGGRSDARRAASARRARERGRTPLFDQYEDGGRPRAANE; encoded by the coding sequence GTGAGCAGCAGCGGCCTCATCTACGCAGTCATTGTCGGGGCCTGGGCCGCCTACTTGGTGCCGATGTGGCTCCGTAGGCAGGACGAGCTGAACGAGGCCCGTCCGACGGAACGCTTCAGCACAGCCATCCGGTTGCTGTCCGGACGGGCGGGGATGGAGCGCCGGTACGCCAAGGACCTGCGTGCGCGCTCCGCCGACGAGGGGGAGCCCAGCGCCAACGACCCGGACGGCGTCACCGCATCGGTGGACGTCCGGGCCTTCGCCGTGCCTCCGACGCGTCCGCAGACGGTGTCGGCGCGCGCCGAGGAGCAGGAGCGGTCCGAACCGGCACGCGCACCCGCGGCCGCGCCGGCGCCCGAACCCGGACCCGTGCCGGCGCAGAAGTCACAGAAGGCGCAGGCGGCGCAGAAACCCGCCCCGGCCGCACGGCGCACGCCCCCCTCGCCCGCCGCGGAGGCGGCCGCGGCGCGCGCCCGGCGCATGAAGGTGCTCGCGCGCCGTCGGCGCACAACCGTGATGCTCTTCCTCGCCTTCACGCTGGGTGCGATCGTCGCCGCCGTCGGAGGGCTCGGGTTTCTGTGGGCGCCCGGCGTGCCCGCCGTGCTGCTCAGCGCGTACATCGCCTATCTGCGCTCGCAGGAGCGCCGCCGGTTCGCCTACCACATGGACCGCCGGCGCGCCGAGGTCGCCGCGCAACAGCTCAAGGAACGCGCGCGCCAGCCGCGTCGGCGCGTGGCCGCCGACGCTGGCGCGGACGCAGAGGAGCCCGACGAAGGCCCTGGACCACAGAGCGACCCGGGCCTTTCGACGCTCGCCGCTGACCGGCGGGCGCTCGTCGAGCAGACCGATCACGCCGAGTGGGTCGATCAGCAGCGTGAGCGTCAGCGGCGGCCGGGGCAGGGTGACAGCTGGGACCCCGTGCCGGTGCCCTTGCCGACGTATGTGACCGCGCCGGTCGCGCCGCGGGCGACCGCGGACGTAGACCTCGGGGCGCCCGACGCGTGGAGCTCGGCGCGGTCCAGCGCGGTCGCGCCGGAGCAGGAGGCGGCGGAGGACCGCGCGGCCGACGCCGGGCAGACGGAGGCGGCCGACGGCGAGGAGAAGGCGGACGGCGGCGGGCGCAGTGACGCCCGTCGGGCCGCCTCCGCCCGGCGGGCGCGTGAACGGGGGCGTACGCCGTTGTTCGACCAGTACGAGGACGGCGGGCGGCCGCGGGCGGCCAACGAGTAG
- a CDS encoding MogA/MoaB family molybdenum cofactor biosynthesis protein, with the protein MTAGTRRALVVTASNRASAGVYEDKGGPLIADGLKGFGFAVEGPQVVPDGDPVEAALRAAVEAGYDVVVTTGGTGISPTDRTPEATRAVIDYEVPGIAEAIRAFGREKVPTAVLSRGLAGVAGGTLIVNLPGSTGGVKDGLAVLEPLLAHAVDQIRGGDHQRPGAGSGGAS; encoded by the coding sequence GTGACCGCCGGGACCCGCCGCGCCCTGGTCGTCACCGCCTCCAACCGCGCCTCCGCCGGCGTCTACGAGGACAAGGGCGGGCCGCTGATCGCCGACGGGCTGAAGGGCTTCGGGTTCGCCGTCGAGGGGCCGCAGGTCGTGCCCGACGGCGACCCCGTGGAAGCCGCGCTGAGGGCCGCCGTCGAGGCCGGCTACGACGTAGTGGTCACCACCGGCGGCACCGGCATCTCACCCACCGACCGCACGCCCGAGGCGACCCGCGCGGTGATCGACTACGAGGTGCCGGGCATCGCGGAAGCCATCCGCGCGTTCGGCCGCGAGAAGGTACCGACCGCCGTGCTCTCCCGGGGGCTGGCCGGGGTGGCGGGCGGCACGCTGATCGTCAACCTGCCGGGCTCCACCGGCGGGGTGAAGGACGGGCTCGCCGTCCTGGAGCCCCTGCTGGCGCACGCCGTCGACCAGATCCGCGGCGGCGATCATCAGAGACCCGGCGCAGGCAGTGGGGGTGCGAGCTGA
- the moaC gene encoding cyclic pyranopterin monophosphate synthase MoaC, which produces MSTQDRLTHIDEAGAARMVDVSEKDVTARTARASGRVLVAPRVIELLRGEGVPKGDALATARIAGIMGAKRTPDLIPLCHPLSVSGVKLDLSVADDAVEIVATVKTTDRTGVEMEALTAVSVAALTVIDMVKAVDKGAVITDVRVEEKTGGKSGDWSRA; this is translated from the coding sequence ATGAGTACGCAGGACCGACTGACGCACATCGACGAGGCGGGCGCCGCGCGCATGGTCGACGTATCGGAGAAGGACGTGACCGCGCGCACCGCTCGCGCCAGCGGGCGGGTCCTGGTCGCGCCCCGCGTGATCGAACTGCTGCGCGGGGAGGGCGTCCCCAAGGGCGACGCGCTGGCCACCGCGCGGATCGCGGGCATCATGGGCGCCAAGCGCACCCCTGACCTGATCCCGCTGTGCCACCCGTTGTCGGTTTCGGGTGTGAAACTGGATCTGTCGGTCGCGGACGACGCGGTGGAGATCGTGGCCACCGTGAAGACCACGGACCGCACGGGCGTCGAGATGGAGGCCCTCACCGCGGTCTCCGTCGCCGCGCTCACCGTGATCGACATGGTCAAGGCGGTCGACAAGGGAGCGGTCATCACGGACGTACGCGTGGAGGAGAAGACGGGCGGCAAGTCGGGCGACTGGAGCCGGGCGTGA
- the glp gene encoding gephyrin-like molybdotransferase Glp, whose protein sequence is MSSAAPRTTGQDHLWSVDEHLEDILATVRPLEPIELQLLDAQGCVLVDDVTVPVSLPPFDNSSMDGYAVRVADVAGASEEFPAVLEVVGDVAAGQAELVQVGPGQTARIMTGAPLPPGAEAVVPVEWTDGGLGEGPVAGMRARSLAPEGASGQVHVYRPAEARAHVRAKGSDVKAGDRALEAGTVLGPPQIALLAAIGRGTVRVRPRPRVVVMSTGSELVQPDEELRSGQIYDSNSFALTAAARDAGAIAYRVGAVADDAEILRSTIEDQLVRADLMVTTGGVSVGAYDVVKEALESVGDEDEAGSGIDFRKLAMQPGKPQGFGSIGPDHTPLLALPGNPVSSYVSFELFVRPAIRTLMGLRDVHRPRTTATLTADKALTSPKGRRQFLRATYADGAVTPVGGAGSHLVAALAHADALIVVPEDSESVEPGTEVEVVLLG, encoded by the coding sequence TTGAGCAGCGCCGCGCCCCGCACCACCGGCCAGGACCACCTCTGGTCGGTGGACGAACACCTGGAGGACATCCTCGCGACCGTCCGTCCCCTCGAACCCATCGAGCTGCAACTGCTCGACGCCCAGGGCTGCGTCCTGGTCGACGACGTCACGGTGCCGGTCTCCCTGCCGCCGTTCGACAACAGCTCCATGGACGGGTACGCGGTAAGGGTCGCCGATGTCGCGGGCGCGAGCGAGGAGTTCCCGGCGGTCCTGGAGGTCGTCGGGGACGTTGCGGCGGGGCAGGCGGAGCTGGTCCAGGTGGGCCCCGGCCAGACCGCGCGCATCATGACCGGCGCTCCGCTGCCGCCGGGCGCGGAGGCGGTCGTCCCCGTCGAGTGGACCGACGGCGGACTCGGCGAGGGCCCGGTGGCCGGGATGCGCGCCCGCAGTCTCGCCCCCGAGGGCGCCTCCGGGCAGGTGCACGTGTACCGGCCCGCCGAGGCACGCGCGCACGTGCGCGCGAAGGGCAGCGATGTGAAGGCCGGTGACCGCGCCCTGGAGGCCGGTACCGTCCTCGGCCCGCCGCAGATCGCCCTGCTCGCCGCGATCGGCCGCGGCACGGTACGCGTACGCCCACGCCCGCGCGTGGTCGTGATGTCCACCGGCAGCGAACTCGTCCAGCCCGACGAGGAGTTGCGCAGCGGCCAGATCTACGACTCCAACAGCTTCGCCCTCACCGCGGCCGCCCGGGACGCCGGTGCCATCGCCTACCGCGTGGGCGCCGTCGCCGACGACGCCGAGATCCTGCGCTCCACCATCGAGGACCAGCTGGTGCGCGCCGACCTCATGGTCACGACCGGCGGCGTCAGCGTCGGGGCGTACGACGTCGTGAAGGAAGCGCTGGAGTCCGTCGGCGACGAGGACGAGGCCGGCAGCGGCATCGACTTCCGCAAGCTCGCCATGCAGCCGGGCAAGCCCCAGGGCTTCGGTTCCATCGGCCCGGACCACACCCCGCTGCTGGCCCTCCCCGGCAACCCGGTCTCCTCGTACGTCTCCTTCGAGCTGTTCGTGCGCCCCGCGATCCGCACCCTCATGGGGCTGCGGGACGTCCACCGGCCGCGCACGACCGCGACCCTAACGGCGGACAAGGCGCTGACCTCGCCGAAGGGGCGCAGGCAGTTCCTGCGCGCGACATACGCCGACGGCGCCGTGACCCCGGTCGGCGGGGCCGGATCGCACCTGGTCGCGGCCCTCGCGCACGCAGACGCGCTGATCGTCGTCCCCGAGGACAGCGAGTCCGTCGAGCCCGGTACCGAGGTCGAGGTCGTGCTGCTCGGCTGA
- a CDS encoding 5-formyltetrahydrofolate cyclo-ligase yields MSHIGRSAEPDKRMLRREFLAVRSRLTADDVRVAALALAGRALDLPELARARTVAAYVSVGSEPGTLALLDALRARGVHVLLPALLPDNDLDWGAYTGEDSLARVQHGGKMALFEPAGERLGPDAVTAADVVLLPGLAVDARGMRLGRGGGSYDRVLARLERADAHPALVVLLYDTEVVERVPSEEHDRPVHAVVTPSAVRRFHAT; encoded by the coding sequence ATGAGTCACATCGGACGTTCGGCCGAGCCTGACAAGCGGATGTTGCGGCGAGAGTTCCTCGCGGTGAGAAGCAGGTTGACGGCCGATGACGTGCGGGTGGCGGCGCTCGCGTTGGCGGGGCGCGCGCTCGACCTGCCCGAACTGGCGCGGGCGCGCACGGTGGCGGCGTACGTCTCGGTGGGGAGCGAACCGGGCACGCTCGCGCTGCTGGACGCGCTGCGCGCGCGGGGCGTGCACGTCCTGCTCCCCGCGCTCCTGCCCGACAACGACCTCGACTGGGGCGCCTACACCGGCGAGGACTCCCTCGCGCGGGTCCAACACGGCGGGAAGATGGCCCTCTTCGAGCCGGCCGGCGAACGCCTCGGACCGGACGCCGTGACCGCCGCCGACGTGGTGCTCCTGCCCGGGCTCGCGGTCGACGCGCGCGGCATGCGCCTGGGGCGCGGCGGGGGCTCGTACGACCGCGTGCTCGCGCGCCTGGAACGCGCGGATGCCCACCCAGCGCTGGTGGTGCTGCTGTACGACACGGAGGTCGTCGAGCGCGTGCCGTCGGAGGAGCACGACCGGCCGGTGCACGCGGTGGTGACGCCGTCGGCCGTACGCCGCTTCCACGCGACCTGA
- a CDS encoding GNAT family N-acetyltransferase, whose amino-acid sequence MLADGDVVLRPIKLRDQRAWREVNRRNRDWLRPWEATIPPPTPSGPIAHRPTYRQMVRHLRSEANAGRMLPFVIEYQGRLVGQLTVAGITWGSMCSGHVGYWVDEAVAGRGVMPTAVALVVDHCFRTVGLHRIEVCIRPENGPSRRVVEKLGFREEGLRPRYLHIDGAWRDHLVFALTAEEVPDGLLNRWRRADSRGRSSDGPRNPQNTPGNPA is encoded by the coding sequence GTGCTGGCGGACGGCGACGTCGTCCTCCGGCCGATAAAGCTGCGCGACCAGCGGGCCTGGCGCGAGGTCAACCGGCGTAACCGGGACTGGCTGCGCCCCTGGGAGGCGACCATTCCGCCGCCCACGCCGAGCGGGCCGATCGCGCACCGGCCGACCTATCGCCAGATGGTCCGGCACCTGCGCTCCGAGGCGAACGCGGGGCGCATGCTGCCGTTCGTCATCGAGTACCAGGGGCGGCTGGTCGGGCAGTTGACGGTCGCCGGGATCACCTGGGGCTCCATGTGTTCGGGGCATGTCGGCTACTGGGTGGACGAGGCGGTGGCCGGCCGCGGGGTGATGCCGACGGCCGTGGCGCTCGTCGTGGACCACTGTTTCCGCACCGTCGGACTGCACCGCATCGAGGTCTGCATTCGCCCGGAGAACGGGCCGAGCCGCCGGGTGGTGGAGAAACTCGGATTCCGCGAGGAGGGGCTGCGGCCCCGTTATCTCCACATCGACGGGGCCTGGCGCGACCATCTCGTGTTCGCGCTCACGGCGGAAGAGGTGCCCGACGGGTTGCTGAACCGCTGGCGCCGGGCAGACTCCCGGGGGAGGTCCTCCGACGGGCCGAGGAACCCGCAGAACACGCCGGGGAATCCCGCATAG